A region of Lichenibacterium dinghuense DNA encodes the following proteins:
- the urtC gene encoding urea ABC transporter permease subunit UrtC, which produces MTAKRQFEIASYVLFIALILVLPAFLGEFWLNRIAKYLVFGMLGVAICLSWGYAGILNLGQGLFFGLGAYLMAMSLKLASNTSMQQGSDTPIPDFMFWNAEPGAKPDLCCITKTSFLWIPFQSQWVGLVMAVAVPTVAAAALGAVIFKKRIAGVFISIITLALVLLARLLVIDGQPLTNGFNGLTDLGSFTLGDFSFDSYGKPTYYVVATALALVLVGTRLLVETRAGLVLQAVRDDANRARYLGFDVPNYQVFFFAVSAAIAGLAGLLYVNVAEFASPTFLDLSFSITMVVWAAVGGRNSLLGACIGAILINMAEAGMSETQSLVESWRAIIGLIFILVVLFLPRGLAGLADDALGALLGRRRGRSVAASEPDAVHASSKGGL; this is translated from the coding sequence ATGACGGCCAAGCGTCAATTCGAGATCGCGTCCTACGTCCTCTTCATCGCCCTTATCCTGGTGCTGCCGGCGTTCCTCGGCGAGTTCTGGCTCAACCGCATCGCGAAGTACCTCGTCTTCGGCATGCTCGGCGTCGCAATCTGCCTGTCCTGGGGCTACGCCGGCATCCTCAACCTCGGCCAGGGCCTGTTCTTCGGCCTCGGTGCCTACCTGATGGCGATGTCGCTGAAGCTCGCGTCGAACACCTCGATGCAGCAGGGCTCCGACACCCCGATCCCCGACTTCATGTTCTGGAACGCAGAGCCGGGCGCCAAGCCCGACCTGTGTTGCATCACCAAGACCTCGTTCCTGTGGATCCCATTCCAGAGCCAGTGGGTCGGCCTCGTCATGGCCGTAGCGGTGCCGACGGTCGCGGCGGCCGCGCTCGGCGCCGTCATCTTCAAAAAGCGCATCGCCGGCGTCTTCATCTCCATCATCACCCTGGCCCTCGTGCTGCTGGCGCGTCTCCTCGTGATCGACGGGCAACCGCTCACGAACGGCTTCAACGGCCTGACCGACCTCGGCAGCTTCACCCTCGGGGACTTCAGCTTCGACAGCTACGGCAAGCCCACCTACTACGTCGTGGCGACCGCCCTGGCCCTGGTGCTCGTCGGCACGCGGTTGCTGGTTGAGACCCGCGCCGGCTTGGTCCTCCAGGCGGTGCGCGATGACGCCAACCGCGCCCGCTACCTCGGCTTCGACGTGCCGAACTACCAGGTGTTCTTTTTCGCCGTGTCGGCCGCCATTGCGGGCCTCGCCGGGCTGCTCTACGTCAACGTCGCCGAGTTCGCTTCCCCGACCTTCCTCGACCTGTCCTTCTCCATCACCATGGTGGTGTGGGCCGCGGTCGGCGGACGCAACTCGCTGCTCGGCGCCTGCATCGGCGCGATCCTCATCAACATGGCCGAGGCCGGGATGAGCGAGACGCAGAGCCTCGTCGAGTCCTGGCGCGCCATCATCGGCCTCATCTTCATCCTCGTCGTGCTGTTCCTGCCGAGGGGTCTCGCAGGCCTCGCAGACGACGCGCTGGGCGCCCTCCTCGGGCGTCGCCGCGGCCGTTCGGTCGCTGCATCGGAGCCCGACGCCGTCCACGCCAGCTCCAAGGGAGGCCTGTGA